A window from Mauremys reevesii isolate NIE-2019 linkage group 9, ASM1616193v1, whole genome shotgun sequence encodes these proteins:
- the RBMX gene encoding RNA-binding motif protein, X chromosome isoform X1, translating to MVEADRPGKLFIGGLNTETNEKALEAVFGKYGRIVEVLLMKDRETNKSRGFAFVTFESPADAKDAARDMNGKSLDGKAIKVEQATKPSFESGGRRGPPPPPRSRGPPRGLRGGRGGSGARGPPSRGSHLGSSRGPLPMKRGPPPRSGGPPPKRSAPSGPVRSSSGMGGRAPVSRGRDSYGGPPRREPMPSRRDVYMSPRDDGYSTKDSYSSRDYPSSRDTRDYAPPPRDYAYRDYGHSSSRDEYPSRGYSFSSYSDRDGYGGGRDRDYSDHPSGGSYRDSYESYGNSRSAPPARGPPPSYGGSSRYDDYGSTRDGYGSRESYSSSRSDVYSSGRDRVGRQDRGLPPSMERGYPPPRDSYSSSSRGAPRGGGRGGSRSDRGGGRSRY from the exons ATGGTTGAAGCGGATCGTCCTGGGAAACTGTTCATTGGTGGACTGAATACAGAGACAAATGAGAAAGCTCTTGAGGCTGTATTTGGCAAATATGGGCGCATTGTGGAAG TTCTCTTGATGAAGGACCGTGAAACTAACAAGTCCAGAGGATTCGCTTTTGTCACATTTGAGAGCCCAGCAGATGCAAAGGATGCTGCCAGGGATATGAATGGAAAG tCATTAGATGGGAAAGCAATTAAAGTGGAACAAGCAACCAAGCCATCCTTTGAAAGTGGTGGTAGACGTGGACCACCGCCCCCTCCAAGAAGCAGAGGTCCTCCCAGGGGCCTTAGAGGTGGAAGAGGCGGAAGTGGAGCAAGAGGACCGCCTTCAAGAGGGAGTCACTTGG GTTCTTCTAGGGGGCCACTTCCAATGAAAAGAGGTCCACCCCCACGAAGTGGCGGACCTCCACCTAAAAGATCAGCACCTTCAGGGCCAGTGCGTAGCAGTAGTGGAATGGGAGGGAGAG CTCCTGTATCACGTGGAAGAGACAGTTATGGTGGTCCTCCACGCAGAGAGCCAATGCCATCACGGAGAGATGTCTACATGTCACCAAGAGATGATGGTTATAGTACAAAAGACAG ttatTCAAGTAGAGATTATCCAAGTTCCAGGGATACAAGAGATTATGCGCCGCCTCCAAGAGATTATGCATACCGTGATTATGGTCATTCCAGCTCACGTGACGAGTACCCCTCTAGAGGATACAG tttttcttcttataGTGATCGTGATGGCTATGGTGGTGGACGTGATAGAGACTATTCAGATCATCCAAGTGGAGGCTCTTACAGAGATTCGTATGAGAGTTATG GTAACTCACGTAGTGCTCCACCTGCACGAGGGCCCCCGCCATCTTATGGTGGAAGCAGTCGCTATGATGATTACGGCAGTACACGAGATGGATATGGAAGTCGAGAAAGTTATTCAAGCAGCAGAAGTGATGTCTACTCAAGTGGTCGTGATCGTGTTGGAAGACAAGACAGAGGTCTTCCCCCTTCCATGGAAAGGGGTTACCCTCCTCCCCGTGATTCATACAGCAGTTCAAGCCGCGGAGCACCCAGAGGTGGTGGCCGTGGAGGAAGCCGATCTGATAggggtggaggcagaagcagaTACTGA
- the RBMX gene encoding RNA-binding motif protein, X chromosome isoform X2 yields the protein MVEADRPGKLFIGGLNTETNEKALEAVFGKYGRIVEVLLMKDRETNKSRGFAFVTFESPADAKDAARDMNGKSLDGKAIKVEQATKPSFESGGRRGPPPPPRSRGPPRGLRGGRGGSGARGPPSRGSHLGSSRGPLPMKRGPPPRSGGPPPKRSAPSGPVRSSSGMGGRAPVSRGRDSYGGPPRREPMPSRRDVYMSPRDDGYSTKDSYSSRDYPSSRDTRDYAPPPRDYAYRDYGHSSSRDEYPSRGYSDRDGYGGGRDRDYSDHPSGGSYRDSYESYGNSRSAPPARGPPPSYGGSSRYDDYGSTRDGYGSRESYSSSRSDVYSSGRDRVGRQDRGLPPSMERGYPPPRDSYSSSSRGAPRGGGRGGSRSDRGGGRSRY from the exons ATGGTTGAAGCGGATCGTCCTGGGAAACTGTTCATTGGTGGACTGAATACAGAGACAAATGAGAAAGCTCTTGAGGCTGTATTTGGCAAATATGGGCGCATTGTGGAAG TTCTCTTGATGAAGGACCGTGAAACTAACAAGTCCAGAGGATTCGCTTTTGTCACATTTGAGAGCCCAGCAGATGCAAAGGATGCTGCCAGGGATATGAATGGAAAG tCATTAGATGGGAAAGCAATTAAAGTGGAACAAGCAACCAAGCCATCCTTTGAAAGTGGTGGTAGACGTGGACCACCGCCCCCTCCAAGAAGCAGAGGTCCTCCCAGGGGCCTTAGAGGTGGAAGAGGCGGAAGTGGAGCAAGAGGACCGCCTTCAAGAGGGAGTCACTTGG GTTCTTCTAGGGGGCCACTTCCAATGAAAAGAGGTCCACCCCCACGAAGTGGCGGACCTCCACCTAAAAGATCAGCACCTTCAGGGCCAGTGCGTAGCAGTAGTGGAATGGGAGGGAGAG CTCCTGTATCACGTGGAAGAGACAGTTATGGTGGTCCTCCACGCAGAGAGCCAATGCCATCACGGAGAGATGTCTACATGTCACCAAGAGATGATGGTTATAGTACAAAAGACAG ttatTCAAGTAGAGATTATCCAAGTTCCAGGGATACAAGAGATTATGCGCCGCCTCCAAGAGATTATGCATACCGTGATTATGGTCATTCCAGCTCACGTGACGAGTACCCCTCTAGAGGATACAG TGATCGTGATGGCTATGGTGGTGGACGTGATAGAGACTATTCAGATCATCCAAGTGGAGGCTCTTACAGAGATTCGTATGAGAGTTATG GTAACTCACGTAGTGCTCCACCTGCACGAGGGCCCCCGCCATCTTATGGTGGAAGCAGTCGCTATGATGATTACGGCAGTACACGAGATGGATATGGAAGTCGAGAAAGTTATTCAAGCAGCAGAAGTGATGTCTACTCAAGTGGTCGTGATCGTGTTGGAAGACAAGACAGAGGTCTTCCCCCTTCCATGGAAAGGGGTTACCCTCCTCCCCGTGATTCATACAGCAGTTCAAGCCGCGGAGCACCCAGAGGTGGTGGCCGTGGAGGAAGCCGATCTGATAggggtggaggcagaagcagaTACTGA